From the genome of Ficedula albicollis isolate OC2 chromosome Z unlocalized genomic scaffold, FicAlb1.5 N00090, whole genome shotgun sequence, one region includes:
- the CER1 gene encoding cerberus, with product MSLLLLQILVLSCLGATELQRTSQQRKSRRPFHHFLYVNKKLFESQSSPELVSENPIVVEETLKVPSFFVSIPQTASGSEKKEEKKMSRFILPNAGLHVDQNPRTWVAPREISPVENFSPPHHSNKRESEFPYRKDAKKFWDHFMLKKNSASEEVVLPIKTNEMHQENCRTLPFAQGVTHNGCEKVIIQNNLCFGKCSSFHVPGSEDHLYTFCSHCLPSKFSMKRLDLNCTDSVPVVKEIMIVEECKCETRKIKDRVIGSLLSDLHENVHEHN from the exons ATGTCACTGCTTCTCCTTCAGATCTTAGTGCTCTCATGTCTTGGAGCCACAGAGCTACAGAGAACttcacagcaaaggaaaagcagaaggcCATTTCATCACTTTCTCTACGTgaacaaaaagctttttgaaagTCAAAGTTCTCCTGAGCTGGTAAGCGAGAACCCAATAGTCGTTGAAGAGACCCTGAAAGTACCAAGCTTTTTTGTATCAATTCCACAGACAGCATCTGGAAgtgagaagaaagaggagaaaaaaatgtctagATTCATCCTTCCCAATGCAGGACTCCATGTAGACCAAAACCCGAGAACATGGGTTGCACCCCGAGAGATCTCTCCTGTGGAAAACTTCTCTCCACCCCATCATTCCAACAAGAGAGAATCTGAATTTCCCTACAGAAAAGATGCCAAGAAATTCTGGGACCATTTCATGctaaagaaaaattcagcatCTGAAGAGGTTGTCCTGCCAATTAAGACCAATGAAATGCACCAAGAAAACTGCAGAACCCTGCCTTTTGCCCAG GGTGTTACTCATAACGGCTGTGAGAAGGTGATCATACAGAATAACCTATGTTTTGGAAAATGTAGTTCTTTTCATGTTCCTGGTTCAGAAGATCATCTTTATACCTTTTGTTCTCATTGCTTGCCCAGCAAGTTCTCTATGAAGCGCCTGGATCTCAACTGCACTGATTCTGTTCCAGTGGTCAAAGAAATCATGATTGTAGAAGAGTGTAAATGTGAAACTCGGAAGATTAAAGATCGTGTGATTGGATCTCTACTGTCAGACTTGCATGAAAATGTACATGAGCACAATTAA